In one Takifugu flavidus isolate HTHZ2018 chromosome 9, ASM371156v2, whole genome shotgun sequence genomic region, the following are encoded:
- the si:ch1073-44g3.1 gene encoding UPF0461 protein C5orf24 homolog isoform X2 — translation MCTSRYEPSLFYHPLTIKKMMHQVSGSNTDFCMSGLGEDGHPGNHFDVCSPQSNKFYPPSSTAGLQLSLVGLSPLPQSMHKSMACQMQDGHNDFHPQTVRISRTEPPGPDASKKKKGTLKSGRRGRPSGTTKSAGYRTSTGRPRGTTRAAGFKTSPGRPLGTTRAAGYKVSPGRPPGSIKSLARLKKLDFNSCSLPKKLDFTGCDVPTFPYSLMEKRPLCEPTSKEDEPSE, via the exons atgtgtaCGAGCCGCTATGAACCATCCCTCTTTTATCATCCACTAACAATTAAG AAAATGATGCATCAAGTGAGCGGCAGCAACACTGACTTTTGCATGAGTGGACTTGGAGAGGACGGCCACCCAGGGAACCACTTTGATGTGTGTAGCCCACAGTCCAACAAATTCTATCCCCCTTCCTCAACAGCTGGTTTGCAGCTGTCCCTGGTGGGCTTGTCCCCTTTGCCACAGAGCATGCACAAGTCCATGGCCTGTCAAATGCAGGATGGCCACAACGACTTCCACCCCCAGACAGTGAGGATCAGTCGCACCGAGCCTCCAGGACCTGATGCCTCTAAGAAGAAAAAAGGCACACTGAAGTCTGGGCGCAGAGGGAGGCCATCTGGGACCACAAAATCAGCCGGTTATCGCACAAGTACTGGACGCCCGCGTGGGACAACCAGGGCAGCCGGGTTCAAGACTAGTCCGGGAAGGCCTCTCGGGACCACCAGAGCAGCAGGATATAAGGTCAGCCCCGGCAGACCTCCTGGCAGCATCAAAAGCCTCGCGCGCCTAAAGAAGCTGGACTTTAACAGCTGCAGCCTACCCAAGAAACTGGACTTCACCGGCTGCGATGTTCCGACTTTTCCGTACAGCCTCATGGAAAAGAGACCCCTGTGTGAGCCCACCAGCAAAGAGGATGAGCCCAGCGAATAG
- the si:ch1073-44g3.1 gene encoding UPF0461 protein C5orf24 homolog isoform X1: protein MCTSRYEPSLFYHPLTIKQKMMHQVSGSNTDFCMSGLGEDGHPGNHFDVCSPQSNKFYPPSSTAGLQLSLVGLSPLPQSMHKSMACQMQDGHNDFHPQTVRISRTEPPGPDASKKKKGTLKSGRRGRPSGTTKSAGYRTSTGRPRGTTRAAGFKTSPGRPLGTTRAAGYKVSPGRPPGSIKSLARLKKLDFNSCSLPKKLDFTGCDVPTFPYSLMEKRPLCEPTSKEDEPSE, encoded by the exons atgtgtaCGAGCCGCTATGAACCATCCCTCTTTTATCATCCACTAACAATTAAG CAGAAAATGATGCATCAAGTGAGCGGCAGCAACACTGACTTTTGCATGAGTGGACTTGGAGAGGACGGCCACCCAGGGAACCACTTTGATGTGTGTAGCCCACAGTCCAACAAATTCTATCCCCCTTCCTCAACAGCTGGTTTGCAGCTGTCCCTGGTGGGCTTGTCCCCTTTGCCACAGAGCATGCACAAGTCCATGGCCTGTCAAATGCAGGATGGCCACAACGACTTCCACCCCCAGACAGTGAGGATCAGTCGCACCGAGCCTCCAGGACCTGATGCCTCTAAGAAGAAAAAAGGCACACTGAAGTCTGGGCGCAGAGGGAGGCCATCTGGGACCACAAAATCAGCCGGTTATCGCACAAGTACTGGACGCCCGCGTGGGACAACCAGGGCAGCCGGGTTCAAGACTAGTCCGGGAAGGCCTCTCGGGACCACCAGAGCAGCAGGATATAAGGTCAGCCCCGGCAGACCTCCTGGCAGCATCAAAAGCCTCGCGCGCCTAAAGAAGCTGGACTTTAACAGCTGCAGCCTACCCAAGAAACTGGACTTCACCGGCTGCGATGTTCCGACTTTTCCGTACAGCCTCATGGAAAAGAGACCCCTGTGTGAGCCCACCAGCAAAGAGGATGAGCCCAGCGAATAG
- the atp5po gene encoding ATP synthase subunit O, mitochondrial, with the protein MAAYMLGQQVRQLSTSVVRPAAKLIKPPIQVYGVEGRYATALFSAASKQNKLDQVEQELGKITTLIKDPKVSSIVMNPHVKRNIKQKTFTDALTKAKLSPMIINLINVLADNGRLPLTGDVISAYSKMMSAHRGEVICSVTTAQPLDAANLAELKVALNGFLQKGETIKLETKTDPSILGGMVVSIGDKYVDMSTKTKIQKLSKLIKET; encoded by the exons ATGGCAGCGTACATGCTAGGACAGCAG GTCCGCCAGCTAAGCACGTCTGTGGTCAGACCAGCTGCCAAGCTGATTAAG CCCCCAATCCAGGTTTATGGAGTGGAGGGTCGCTATGCCACTGCTTTGTTCTCAGCTGCCAGTAAGCAGAACAAACTGGACCAAGTGGAGCAGGAGTTGGGAAAAATTACT ACCCTGATCAAAGACCCCAAAGTGTCCAGTATTGTGATGAATCCTCATGTCAAGCGCAACATCAAGCAAAAGACGTTCACTGACGCTCTAACAAAGGCTAAACTCTCTCCAATGATTATCAACCTCATCA acgTTTTGGCTGACAACGGTCGCCTCCCTTTAACTGGTGATGTTATCTCTGCGTATAGTAAGATGATGAGCGCACACCGCGGCGAGGTCATCTGCTCCGTCACTACTGCTCAG CCTCTGGATGCAGCCAATCTTGCTGAGCTGAAAGTAGCCCTCAATGGTTTTCTTCAGAAGGGTGAAACCATCAAGCTGGAGACAAAG ACGGATCCTTCAATCCTCGGAGGCATGGTTGTCAGTATCGGAGACAAATATGTCGACATGTCTACCAAGACAAAGATTCAGAAGCTGTCCAAGCTCATCAAGGAAACTTAA
- the sfxn1 gene encoding sideroflexin-1, translated as MMLNKQEGKAERGFIFTGPPSLTCLHNMIAMAAELSTSINIKEPRWDQSTFMGRAKHFFTVTDPRNILLTNDQLAHAHKVISDYKQGIVSPGLTEDDLWKAKYIFDSAFHPDTGEKMILIGRMSAQVPMNMTITGCMMTFYKTTPAVLFWQWINQSFNAIVNYTNRSGDAPITVNQLGTAYVSATTGAVATALGLNALTKHISPLIGRFVPFAAVAAANCINIPLMRQRELKHGIPITDENDNRLGESSKAAQQAISQVVVSRILMAAPGMAIPPFLMNHLEKKAFLKKFPWMSAPIQVSLVGFCGVCATPLCCALFPQKSSMSVSGLEPELQEKIRANHPGVERVYFNKGL; from the exons atgATGCTGAATAAGCAGGAGGGCAAAGCAGAAAGGGGCTTTATTTTCACGGGTCCCCCTTCACTGACTTGTCTGCATAATATG ATAGCAATGGCAGCAGAATTATCCACTTCCATAAACATCAAGGAGCCCCGGTGGGACCAGAGCACGTTCATGGGCCGGGCTAAACACTTCTTCACTGTCACGGACCCCAGGAACATCCTCCTCACCAACGATCAACTGGCCCACGCGCACAAAGTCATCAGTGACTACAA ACAAGGAATAGTGTCTCCCGGACTGACGGAGGATGATCTGTGGAAAGCAAAATACATTTTCGACTCTGCTTTCCATCCCGACACTGGCGAGAAGATGATCCTGATTGGCCGCATGTCCGCGCAGGTTCCGATGAACATGACGATCACTGGGTGCATGATGACCTTTTACAA AACAACTCCAGCTGTGTTGTTCTGGCAGTGGATCAATCAGTCTTTCAACGCAATAGTCAACTACACCAACCGAAGCGGGGACGCTCCCATCACGGTCAA TCAGCTTGGCACAGCTTATGTGTCCGCCACCACTGGGGCGGTGGCCACCGCCCTCGGGCTGAACGCACTAACAAAG CACATCTCACCCCTGATTGGACGATTCGTTCCATTCGCTGCCGTAGCTGCTGCTAACTGCATCAACATCCCACTGATGAGACAGAG AGAACTCAAGCATGGAATTCCTATAACGGATGAGAACGACAACAGGTTAGGAGAGTCGTCAAAAGCGGCGCAGCAGGCCATTTCTCAGGTTGTGGTCTCCAGAATCCTCATGGCTGCTCCAGGAATGG CAATTCCACCATTTCTAATGAATCATCTGGAGAAGAAGGCCTTTTTGAAG AAGTTTCCATGGATGAGTGCACCTATTCAAGTCAGCCTGGTGGGATTCTG TGGTGTGTGTGCAACACCACTTTGCTGCGCATTGTTCCCTCAGAAGAG CTCCATGTCAGTTAGCGGCTTAGAACCGGAACTCCAGGAGAAAATCCGGGCCAACCACCCGGGAGTGGAGAGGGTCTACTTCAACAAAGGGCTATGA
- the atp7a gene encoding copper-transporting ATPase 1, producing the protein MTDKGSLCLVTLGVEGMTCNSCVQSIEQRIGSFVGVIDIKVSLGHKNAAIIFDHSQQSPESLSEAIEDMGFDSPLSETTTATAVPVDTQVIPTSNLEPAAQQEALKKLAQIHGVLDVRENPARMGLSVTFVPSLTSLLQLSEVVASLFLESQAPRSPKQKAPTLSPSHAAGAGASLLKLCIEGMTCHSCTTTIEGKIGKLTGIEKIKVVLEAQEATVVYLPHLITVQTITDQIAVAGFKAFVKSKPRPLQLSSSEIQRFVDSEKQTISSPSDTSEETEIFIDATPIVLRVKGMHCRSCVVNIQDNISKLPGVTSVEVSLEAERASICYEPLKITVTQLQQAIEALPPGNFRTQPWDSPAPLRSASASPGPDLLLPRPAGSNIATPVSSEPYFTQPLLSVITIHIEGMTCNSCVQSIEGMLPQKKGVMSAQVSLTDHSGVFEYDPLLTTPEELREAIEDMGFDAFLPVTNSLLPEPVCKRSKSLSVAPMKDELNSSFHKDPPRENAGDRHSKCYIQIGGMTCASCVANIERNLKNERGIYSVLVALMASKAEVRYNPEIIDPLKIAECVKELGFTASVMENYEGSDGNLELVVRGMTCASCVHKIESNLMKQKGIIYASVALATNKAHVKYDMEIIGPRDVIKLIENLGFEVSLVKKDRTANHLDHSKEIKQWRFSFLVSLVSCVPVMGMMMYMIIMDYQMSAAHQHNVTAEERNHYHSTMFLERQVAPGLSLMNLLSFIFCIPVQFGGGLKFYRQAYKSVKHRSANMDVLIVLATSIAFTYSFVVLIVAMAEKATVNPITFFDTPPMLFVFISLGRWLEQIAKSKTSEALSKLMSLQATEATVVTLGSGNSILSEEQVDVDLVQRGDVIKVVPGGKFPVDGRVIEGHSMADESLITGEAMPVTKKPGSSVIAGSINQNGSLLISATHVGLDTTLSQIVKLVEEAQTSKAPIQQYADKISGYFVPFIVVISVLTLIAWIVIGFLNFSLVEEYFPGYDKSISRAEAVIRFAFQASITVLCIACPCSLGLATPTAVMVGTGVGAQNGILIKGGEPLEMAHKIQSVVFDKTGTITYGSPEVVQVKIVVEGNKMPRSRLLAIVGTAENNSEHPLGAAITKYCKQELGVESLGACTDFQAVPGCGIRCQVSNTETLLKEADSDSEDNNQRNSVLVQISDTRILSSSHPLIMDPQPQAVRTTSYGVLIGNREWMKRNCLQIRPDVEEAMANHERRGCTAVLVAVDNVLCAMIAISDKVKPEAELAVRTLVNMGLEVVLMTGDNCKTARAIAAQVGIRTVFAEVLPSHKVAKVEQLQQAGKRVAMVGDGVNDSPALAMADVGIAIGTGTDVAIEAADVVLIRNDLLDVVGSIDLSKKTVKRIRINFVFALIYNLVGIPIAAGVFLPVGLVLQPWMGSAAMAMSSVSVVLSSLLLKCYTKPTAEKLEAKLGHIRRQKSLSEISVHIGMGDVRRPSPKLSLLDRIVNYSRASINSLRSDRHSLNSLALSEPDKHSLLVVEPLCEEELC; encoded by the exons ATGACAGACAAAGGCAGTCTGTGCTTGGTTACCCTCGGAGTGGAGGGTATGACTTGTAACTCCTGTGTCCAGTCCATCGAGCAGCGAATCGGCTCCTTTGTGGGAGTAATAGACATTAAG GTGTCTTTAGGTCACAAGAACGCTGCCATCATATTTGACCACAGTCAGCAGAGTCCAGAGTCTCTGTCAGAGGCCATTGAAGACATGGGCTTTGACTCACCTCTGTCGGAGACGACTACAGCCACAGCCGTGCCTGTGGACACCCAGGTGATCCCAACATCAAACCTAGAACCAGCAGCCCAACAGGAAGCTTTAAAGAAACTAGCCCAGATTCACGGAGTGCTGGATGTCAGAGAAAACCCAGCAAGGATGGGCCTCAGCGTCACCTTTGTTCCTTCACTCACATCCTTGCTGCAGCTGAGCGAGGTGGTGGCCAGCTTGTTCCTGGAGAGCCAGGCTCCCAGGAGCCCCAAACAGAAAGCTCCAACCTTGTCTCCAAGTCATGCAGCGGGGGCCGGGGCGTCGCTGCTGAAGCTGTGCATTGAAGGAATGACCTGTCATTCCTGTACCACCACTATTGAAGGGAAGATCGGAAAACTGACTGGGATTGAAAAGATCAAAG TTGTTCTGGAGGCTCAGGAAGCTACGGTCGTGTACCTGCCCCACCTCATCACTgtccagaccatcactgaccagATTGCCGTGGCTGGCTTCAAGGCGTTTGTCAAGTCCAAGCCTCGTCCTCTGCAGTTATCTTCTAGTGAAATCCAACGCTTTGTTGActctgaaaaacaaaccatttcTTCACCATCAGATACATCTGAGGAGACAGAAATCTTCATAGACGCCACACCTATTGTGCTCAGGGTTAAAGGAATGCATTGTCGTTCATGTGTGGTCAATATCCAAGACAATATCTCAAAGCTGCCTGGTGTGACCTCGGTGGAGGTCTCTCTGGAAGCCGAGAGAGCCTCGATCTGCTACGAACCTCTGAAGATTACAGTGACTCAGCTGCAGCAAGCAATTGAAGCCCTGCCTCCAGGAAACTTCAGGACTCAACCCTGGGACTCCCCTGCCCCTCTCAGATCTGCGTCTGCATCGCCTGGTCCTGACCTCTTGTTGCCTCGGCCTGCTGGATCTAATATAGCCACGCCGGTTTCCTCAGAGCCTTATTTTACTCAGCCTCTCTTGTCTGTAATTACTATTCACATCGAGGGCATGACATGCAACTCGTGTGTGCAGTCCATTGAGGGGATGCTCCCCCAAAAGAAGGGGGTGATGTCAGCGCAGGTGTCTCTGACTGATCACAGCGGCGTCTTTGAATATGATCCTCTTCTGACAACACCAGAGGAGTTGAGGGAAGCCATCGAGGACATGGGTTTTGATGCCTTCTTGCCTG TAACGAATTCTCTGCTTCCTGAACCCGTTTGCAAACGCTCAAAATCTTTGAGCGTAGCACCTATGAAGGATGAGCTGAACAGTAGTTTCCACAAAGACCCCCCCCGGGAGAACGCTGGAGACAGACACTCGAAATGCTACATCCAAATCGGAGGGATGACCTGTGCTTCCTGTGTGGCAAACATAGAGCGCAACCTCAAAAATGAGAGAG GTATCTACTCGGTTCTGGTGGCGCTTATGGCCAGCAAGGCGGAGGTGCGTTACAACCCTGAGATCATTGACCCACTGAAGATAGCAGAATGCGTGAAGGAATTGGGCTTCACTGCTTCTGTAATGGAGAACTATGAAGGCTCAGATGGAAACCTGGAACTTGTG GTCAGGGGAATGACGTGTGCCTCATGCGTTCACAAAATTGAATCTAACCTCATGAAACAAAAGGGGATTATATATGCCTCTGTTGCTTTGGCAACCAACAAAGCACATGTGAAATATGACATGGAAATTATTGGGCCTCGAGACGTCATCAAGCTGATTGAG AATTTGGGGTTTGAAGTGAGTTTGGTGAAGAAAGATCGTACGGCCAATCACCTCGACCACAGCAAAGAGATCAAGCA GTGGAGGTTTTCCTTCTTGGTGAGCTTAGTGTCCTGTGTGCCTGTGATGGGCATGATGATGTACATGATCATCATGGACTACCAGATGAGTGCGGCCCATCAGCACAATGTCACAGCTGAGGAGCGCAACCATTACCACTCTACCATGTTCCTGGAGCGGCAGGTGGCTCCAGGTCTGTCCCTCATGAACCTCCTTTCCTTCATCTTTTGCATTCCCGTGCAG TTTGGCGGTGGGTTGAAATTCTACAGACAAGCCTACAAATCAGTCAAGCATCGATCAGCCAACATGGATGTACTGATAGTTCTGGCTACCTCCATAGCCTTCACCTACTCCTTCGTTGTCCTCATTGTTGCCATGGCGGAAAAGGCGACAGTAAACCCCATCACCTTCTTTGACACACCACCAATGCTCTTTGTCTTCATATCCTTGGGACGCTGGCTGGAACAAATAGCCAAG AGTAAAACATCTGAAGCTCTGTCCAAGCTGATGTCTCTACAAGCTACTGAGGCCACAGTGGTGACCCTGGGCAGTGGCAACTCTATCCTCAG tgaGGAGCAGGTGGATGTTGACCTGGTGCAGAGAGGAGACGTCATCAAAGTGGTTCCTGGTGGGAAGTTTCCAGTAGATGGGAGAGTCATCGAGGGTCACTCCATGGCCGATGAATCTCTCATCACAG GCGAGGCCATGCCAGTGACCAAGAAGCCGGGGAGTTCTGTGATCGCAGGCTCCATCAACCAGAACGGCTCTCTGCTCATCAGCGCCACACACGTGGGCCTGGACACCACGCTGTCTCAGATCGTCAAACTCGTGGAGGAGGCTCAGACATCAAAG GCTCCCATCCAGCAGTACGCAGACAAGATCAGCGGCTACTTTGTCCCCTTCATTGTTGTAATATCTGTCCTCACATTAATCGCATGGATCGTCATtggctttttaaacttttctctAGTGGAGGAGTACTTCCCT GGTTATGATAAAAGCATCTCCAGAGCTGAGGCGGTGATTCGCTTTGCCTTCCAAGCCTCCATTACAGTGTTATGCATCGCCTGCCCTTGTTCTCTTGGCTTAGCAACCCCGACAGCTGTTATGGTTGGCACAGGGGTTGGAGCACAAAATGGCATTCTGATAAAGGGAGGAGAACCTCTTGAGATGGCACACAAG ATTCAGTCGGTGGTGTTTGATAAGACTGGAACAATCACGTATGGCTCTCCAGAAGTTGTCCAAGTCAAGATTGTTGTTGAGGGCAACAAGATGCCTCGTTCTCGACTTCTTGCCATCGTGGGCACGGCTGAGAACAACAGCGAGCACCCCCTCGGGGCAGCTATCACCAAATACTGCAAACAG GAACTTGGCGTCGAGTCTCTTGGAGCGTGCACAGACTTCCAGGCTGTGCCAGGCTGTGGGATTCGATGTCAGGTCAGCAACACAGAGACGCTGCTGAAAGAAGCAGACAGCGACAGCGAGGATAACAATCAGCGCAACAGCGTCCTCGTCCAGATCAGCGACACCCGCATATTGAGCAGCTCCCATCCTCTGATCATGGACCCGCAGCCACAAG CGGTCAGAACCACCTCCTATGGGGTCCTGATTGGCAACAGAGAGTGGATGAAGAGGAACTGCCTACAGATCAGACCTGATGTAGAGGAGGCCATGGCCAATCACGAGCGCAGAGGGTGCACTGCTGTTTTGGTAGCTGTAGATA ATGTTCTCTGCGCAATGATCGCCATCTCTGACAAGGTGAAGCCAGAGGCTGAGCTGGCCGTCCGCACTCTGGTCAACATGGGACTGGAAGTGGTGCTGATGACCGGAGACAACTGTAAGACGGCGCGCGCCATCGCAGCTCAG GTTGGAATCAGGACGGTGTTTGCTGAGGTTCTGCCCTCCCATAAGGTCGCcaaggtggagcagctgcagcaggcagggAAGAGGGTGGCCATGGTCGGTGACGGCGTCAACGACTCGCCTGCTCTAGCCATGGCTGACGTGGGCATCGCCATAGGAACTGGGACAGATGTGGCCATTGAGGCTGCAGATGTGGTGTTGATCAGG AATGACCTCTTGGATGTGGTTGGAAGCATCGATCTCTCTAAAAAGACGGTGAAGAGGATCAGAATCAACTTTGTGTTTGCTCTCATCTACAACCTGGTTGGCATTCCCATCGCTGCCG GGGTTTTCCTTCCTGTGGGCCTGGTGTTGCAGCCTTGGATGGGTTCTGCTGCCATGGCGATGTCGTCCGTCTCTGTGGTTTTGTCCTCCCTTCTACTCAAATG TTACACAAAGCCCACCGCCGAGAAGTTGGAGGCCAAACTGGGTCACATCAGGCGGCAGAAGAGCCTGTCGGAAATCAGCGTCCACATCGGCATGGGCGACGTGCGCCGCCCGTCCCCCAAACTCAGCCTTCTGGACCGCATCGTCAACTACAGCCGTGCCTCCATCAACTCCCTGCGCTCCGACAGGCACTCGCTGAACAGCTTGGCGCTCAGCGAGCCTGACAAACACTctctgctggtggtggagcctctgtgtgaggaggagctCTGCTGA